One region of Caldimonas thermodepolymerans genomic DNA includes:
- a CDS encoding exodeoxyribonuclease VII small subunit encodes MPKTTSPAAPPEPASYEEALAELERLVSELESGQLPLDRLLQSYQRGAQLLSYCRARLEAVEQQVKVLEDGQLKPWMQA; translated from the coding sequence ATGCCCAAGACCACGTCCCCCGCCGCACCTCCCGAACCGGCCAGCTACGAAGAGGCGCTGGCCGAACTGGAGCGCCTGGTGTCCGAACTCGAATCGGGCCAGCTGCCGCTGGACCGCCTGCTGCAGAGCTACCAGCGCGGGGCCCAGCTGCTGTCGTACTGCCGCGCCCGGCTGGAAGCCGTGGAGCAGCAGGTCAAGGTGTTGGAAGACGGCCAGCTCAAACCGTGGATGCAAGCATGA
- a CDS encoding polyprenyl synthetase family protein, with the protein MSLTSTDRTPAACAAADFDGWMQAQLLRVEDALSRWVPADAPAGLGAAMRYSVLDGGKRLRPLLVLAAAEAVDGHAEAALRAACAVELIHAYSLVHDDMPCMDNDVMRRGKPTVHVKFGEAVAMLTGDAMQALAFEVLTPEGEVVPPALQATLCRLLSRASGCEGMAGGQAIDLASVGRMLDETELRDMHRRKTGALLRASVQMGAACGRTDGPAWDALSDYGWSLGLAFQVVDDILDVTQASETLGKTAGKDADNGKPTYVSVLGLDAARRYAGQLREQAHQALARSGLADVRRLAALADKVVDRQS; encoded by the coding sequence ATGAGCCTGACCTCGACCGATCGCACCCCTGCCGCCTGCGCCGCGGCGGACTTCGACGGCTGGATGCAGGCCCAGCTGCTGCGCGTGGAAGACGCGCTGTCGCGCTGGGTGCCGGCCGATGCGCCGGCCGGTCTCGGGGCGGCGATGCGCTACAGCGTCCTCGACGGCGGCAAGCGGTTGCGGCCGCTGCTGGTGCTGGCCGCGGCCGAAGCGGTCGACGGCCACGCCGAAGCCGCGTTGCGCGCGGCCTGCGCGGTGGAGCTGATCCACGCGTATTCGCTCGTGCACGACGACATGCCCTGCATGGACAACGACGTGATGCGGCGCGGCAAGCCCACCGTGCACGTGAAGTTCGGCGAGGCGGTCGCGATGCTGACCGGCGACGCGATGCAGGCGCTGGCCTTCGAGGTGCTCACGCCCGAGGGCGAGGTCGTGCCGCCCGCGCTGCAGGCGACGCTGTGCCGGCTGCTGTCGCGTGCCTCGGGCTGCGAGGGCATGGCCGGCGGACAGGCGATCGACCTGGCCAGCGTCGGCCGCATGCTGGACGAGACCGAGCTGCGCGACATGCACCGCCGCAAGACCGGCGCGCTGCTGCGCGCCAGCGTGCAGATGGGCGCGGCCTGCGGGCGCACCGACGGCCCGGCGTGGGATGCCTTGTCCGACTACGGCTGGAGCCTGGGGCTGGCGTTCCAGGTGGTCGACGACATCCTGGACGTGACGCAGGCCTCGGAGACGCTCGGCAAGACGGCCGGCAAGGACGCCGACAACGGCAAGCCCACCTATGTCTCGGTGCTCGGCCTCGACGCCGCGCGTCGCTATGCCGGGCAGCTGCGCGAGCAGGCCCACCAGGCCCTGGCACGCTCGGGCCTCGCCGACGTGCGCCGGCTGGCTGCGCTCGCCGACAAAGTCGTGGATCGGCAAAGCTGA
- the dxs gene encoding 1-deoxy-D-xylulose-5-phosphate synthase, which translates to MKYPLLETIQSPADLRRLPRSELKRLAAELRDFVLQSVSQTGGHLSSNLGTVELTIALHYVFNTPHDRLVWDVGHQTYPHKILTGRRDRMPTLRQLGGMSGFPRRDESEYDTFGTAHSSTSISAALGMALASRLKGEERKAVAIIGDGAMTAGMAFEALNNAGDPHAVGAADLLVILNDNDMSISPPVGALNKYFARLMSGRFYAAAREGAKQVLKAAPPLLELARRIEEHAKGMLAPATIFEEFGFNYVGPIDGHDLDALIPTLENLRNLKGPQFLHIVTKKGYGYKLAEADPVAYHGPGKFDPQEGLKKTSGGKPTFTQVFGQWLCDMAERDERLVGITPAMREGSGMVEFEQRFPKRYFDVGIAEQHAVTFAAGLACEGLKPVVAIYSTFLQRAYDQLIHDVAIQKLPVVFALDRAGIVGADGATHMGAFDIAYLRCIPHMSVLTPADEDECRQMLYTAFRQDHPVAVRYPRGTGVGVEVRKEMVELPFGKGEVRRQGRRIAILAFGTLLYPALQAAEALDATVANMRFVKPLDTALVEELARTHDALVTVEEGCVMGGAGSAVAEALHAAGLTTPVLMLGLKDEFVEHGDPARLLALQGLDAAGIERSIRQRFGAKLQLVWPAANQ; encoded by the coding sequence ATGAAATACCCCCTGCTCGAAACCATCCAGTCGCCCGCGGACCTGCGCCGGCTGCCGCGCAGCGAGCTCAAGCGGCTGGCCGCGGAACTGCGCGACTTCGTGCTGCAAAGCGTGTCCCAGACCGGCGGCCACCTGTCGTCCAACCTGGGCACGGTGGAGCTGACGATCGCGCTGCACTACGTCTTCAACACCCCGCACGACCGCCTGGTGTGGGACGTGGGCCACCAGACCTACCCGCACAAGATCCTCACCGGCCGGCGTGACCGCATGCCGACGCTGCGCCAGCTGGGCGGCATGAGCGGCTTCCCGCGCCGCGACGAGAGCGAGTACGACACCTTCGGCACCGCGCATTCGTCGACCTCGATCTCTGCCGCGCTCGGCATGGCGCTGGCGTCCCGGCTCAAGGGCGAGGAGCGCAAGGCGGTGGCCATCATCGGCGACGGCGCGATGACCGCCGGCATGGCCTTCGAGGCGCTCAACAACGCCGGCGACCCGCATGCCGTGGGCGCGGCCGACCTGCTGGTGATCCTGAACGACAACGACATGTCGATCTCGCCGCCGGTCGGGGCGCTGAACAAGTACTTCGCGCGGCTGATGTCCGGGCGCTTCTACGCCGCCGCGCGCGAAGGCGCCAAGCAGGTGCTCAAGGCCGCGCCGCCGCTGCTGGAGCTGGCACGCCGCATCGAGGAGCACGCCAAGGGCATGCTCGCGCCGGCGACCATCTTCGAGGAGTTCGGCTTCAACTACGTCGGGCCGATCGACGGCCACGACCTCGATGCGCTGATCCCGACGCTGGAGAACCTGCGCAACCTCAAGGGCCCGCAGTTCCTGCACATCGTCACGAAGAAGGGCTACGGCTACAAGCTCGCCGAGGCCGACCCGGTCGCCTACCACGGCCCCGGCAAGTTCGACCCGCAGGAGGGACTGAAGAAGACCTCCGGCGGCAAGCCGACCTTCACCCAGGTGTTCGGCCAGTGGCTGTGCGACATGGCCGAGCGCGACGAGCGGCTGGTCGGCATCACGCCGGCGATGCGCGAGGGCTCGGGCATGGTCGAGTTCGAGCAGCGCTTCCCGAAGCGCTACTTCGACGTCGGCATCGCCGAGCAGCACGCCGTGACCTTCGCCGCCGGCCTGGCCTGCGAAGGGCTCAAGCCGGTGGTGGCGATCTACTCCACCTTCCTGCAGCGCGCCTACGACCAGCTGATCCACGACGTGGCGATCCAGAAGCTGCCGGTGGTGTTCGCGCTGGACCGCGCCGGCATCGTCGGTGCCGACGGCGCGACCCACATGGGCGCGTTCGACATCGCCTACCTGCGCTGCATCCCGCACATGAGCGTGCTGACCCCGGCCGACGAGGACGAGTGCCGCCAGATGCTCTACACCGCGTTCCGGCAGGACCACCCGGTGGCGGTGCGCTATCCGCGCGGCACGGGCGTGGGCGTGGAGGTGCGCAAGGAGATGGTCGAGCTGCCGTTCGGCAAGGGCGAGGTGCGTCGCCAGGGCCGGCGCATCGCGATCCTCGCCTTCGGCACGCTGCTGTACCCGGCGCTGCAAGCCGCCGAAGCGCTCGACGCGACGGTGGCCAACATGCGCTTCGTCAAGCCGCTGGACACCGCGCTGGTCGAGGAACTGGCGCGCACCCATGATGCGCTGGTGACGGTCGAGGAAGGCTGCGTGATGGGTGGCGCAGGCAGTGCGGTGGCCGAGGCCCTGCACGCGGCCGGGCTGACCACGCCGGTGCTGATGCTGGGCCTGAAGGACGAGTTCGTCGAACACGGCGATCCGGCCCGGCTGCTGGCATTGCAGGGGCTGGATGCGGCCGGCATCGAGCGCTCCATCCGGCAACGCTTTGGTGCGAAACTCCAGCTGGTGTGGCCGGCCGCCAACCAGTGA